A genomic region of Vitis vinifera cultivar Pinot Noir 40024 chromosome 7, ASM3070453v1 contains the following coding sequences:
- the LOC100260563 gene encoding uncharacterized protein LOC100260563 → MEVESVSVFRGLRSFWARKGGYVRLNGSGRRKNRVELARLGSNRRRRFWRIKPKLRFFRIPSPKKFFIWLRDAYVKMMLGFANSRVMSSGYSGVLGDGIGGFGQRPPKEYDEKMIIEIYRSLVMAQGLAPRDVTAIGSVVHFR, encoded by the coding sequence ATGGAGGTAGAGAGTGTGAGCGTGTTCCGAGGACTGAGATCCTTCTGGGCGAGAAAAGGAGGGTATGTGCGCCTCAATGGATCGGGAAGGAGGAAGAACCGGGTCGAGCTTGCTCGGCTCGGTTCCAACCGTCGACGGCGGTTCTGGCGGATCAAGCCTAAGCTCCGCTTCTTCAGAATACCTTCTCCAAAGAAGTTCTTTATATGGCTGCGCGACGCGTACGTGAAGATGATGCTGGGGTTCGCCAATTCGAGAGTTATGAGCAGCGGCTACAGCGGCGTCTTGGGCGATGGCATTGGCGGCTTTGGGCAGCGACCGCCAAAGGAGTACGATGAGAAGATGATCATAGAAATCTACAGGTCGTTGGTTATGGCTCAGGGTCTGGCTCCGCGCGACGTCACCGCAATCGGTTCGGTAGTCCATTTCCGGTAA
- the LOC100245167 gene encoding histone H1 yields MAPAKSKASDLSSTPHPPYFQMICEAISSLKERTGSSQQAISKFIEEKYSGTLPPNFNKLLSVQLKRFVKSEKLVKVKNSFKTAATEKAKSLKKKTDAVENTEKNAAKKITSNAVKTKPLDGVKTPDILKKKKKAEKGAKGSATVTKKMKRLSQVKTPEAMKKAPTPVKRKTSKSAISSRPPLRKR; encoded by the exons ATGGCTCCTGCGAAGAGCAAGGCCTCAGATCTGTCTTCCACGCCTCACCCACCTTACTTCCAA aTGATTTGTGAAGCGATATCGTCATTGAAGGAACGAACGGGCTCGAGCCAGCAAGCGATTTCGAAGTTTATCGAGGAGAAATACAGCGGGACTCTtcctccaaatttcaacaaaCTACTTTCAGTGCAGTTGAAAAGGTTTGTGAAATCAGAAAAACTGGTCAAAGTGAAGAACTCCTTCAAAACTGCTGCCACAGAGAAGGCGAAATCATTGAAGAAGAAGACGGATGCAGTGGAAAACACCGAGAAGAATGCAGCGAAGAAGATAACGAGTAACGCAGTGAAAACGAAGCCGCTAGATGGGGTGAAGACCCCGGATattttgaagaagaagaagaaggcagAGAAAGGCGCAAAGGGATCGGCGACGGTGACGAAGAAGATGAAGCGTCTGAGTCAGGTTAAGACTCCGGAAGCAATGAAGAAGGCTCCGACTCCTGTGAAGAGGAAGACTTCCAAATCCGCAATTTCTTCAAGACCTCcactcagaaaaaggtag
- the LOC104879790 gene encoding uncharacterized protein LOC104879790 has protein sequence MNGEAINTLAFFSSHLTSTLVFFLLPLLSPVHSPSQSPFLLLDCPSSHLSKYYLPVSAIEMATPQPLFTLFFPFLFVFISSIIFSVATTTISTMSKGQISCTMCSECSNPCQPIPPPLPPSPPPPPPTILCPPPPAPPPPPSSPVSDCPPPPDSLQFPPPLPPIGGSGSGGGGGGGGWYPILPYFPFYYYSPPPPSSLSNSAHFKNHPIVSSIFLSLSFFYLF, from the coding sequence ATGAATGGAGAGGCCATCAACACACTTGCATTCTTCTCCTCTCATCTTACTTCCACTCTTgtcttcttcctcctccctCTCTTATCTCCAGTACACTCTCCCTCTCAATCCCCATTTCTTCTACTAGACTGCCCTTCTTCTCATCTCAGTAAATACTATCTCCCAGTGTCAGCCATTGAAATGGCGACTCCACAGCCATTATTcacccttttcttccctttcttgTTCGTCTTCATTTCTTCAATCATATTCTCAGTGGCTACTACAACAATATCAACAATGTCCAAGGGCCAAATCTCATGCACAATGTGCTCTGAGTGCAGCAACCCTTGTCAGCCCATTCCCCCGCCGCTGCCTCCATCCCCACCGCCTCCTCCTCCCACAATTCTCTGCCCTCCTCCTCCtgctccaccaccaccaccttctTCCCCCGTCTCCGATTGCCCGCCACCACCTGACAGCCTGCAGTTCCCTCCGCCACTCCCTCCCATTGGTGGTAGCGGCAGCGGAGGCGGAGGAGGTGGCGGTGGATGGTACCCAATTCTCCCTTACTTTCCATTTTACTATTACAGCCCTCCTCCGCCTTCTTCCCTTTCCAACTCCGCTCATTTCAAAAACCACCCCAttgtttcttccatttttctttccctcagTTTCTTCTACCTCTTCTAA
- the LOC100262313 gene encoding uncharacterized protein LOC100262313 isoform X2 yields the protein MQSRLAAKATTSYRVFSLARNRAMPRGPASAPNSGRTADPEIYTANPGIKEDLVHPRDNDKIDDSQQRTEDVKPSKETVPFVPPKPPYAASPRLETTGVNRPLDPITQQKRSISTDAICAGVDGTPLPNNEEGEQRRREVEEEDYRAYYSHHKASPLSEIEVVDTRKPITRATDGTYGDHEGDKVVIGWLPEQLDTAEEALQRANEIWKQSAMRGDPDSPQSRVLRALRGDY from the exons ATGCAATCAAGATTAGCAGCTAAAGCAACGACGTCCTATCGGGTCTTCTCCTTGGCCCGAAATCGAGCTATGCCGCGCGGACCCGCCTCTGCCCCAAACAGTGGTCGCACAGCTGACCCAGAAATCTACACTGCAAACCCAGGTATCAAGGAGGACCTCGTTCACCCTAGAGACAACGAT AAGATAGACGACTCTCAGCAACGAACAGAGGATGTGAAACCCAGTAAAGAAACAGTGCCATTTGTGCCTCCAAAGCCTCCATATGCCGCCTCCCCAAGGCTAGAAACCACTGGAGTGAACCGTCCGTTGGACCCCATTACCCAGCAAAAACGCAGCATAAGTACAGATGCGATCTGCGCTGGAGTAGACGGAACACCATTGCCAAACAACGAAGAGGGTGAGCAGAGACGACGAGAGGTGGAAGAAGAAGATTACAGGGCTTATTACAGCCACCACAAAGCGTCACCGCTGTCAGAGATTGAGGTGGTTGACACCAGGAAGCCAATTACGAGAGCCACTGATGGAACGTACGGGGACCACGAAGGCGATAAGGTAGTGATCGGTTGGTTGCCGGAGCAGCTTGATACGGCGGAGGAGGCGCTGCAGAGAGCTAATGAGATATGGAAACAGTCGGCCATGAGAGGTGATCCTGATTCTCCTCAATCCAGAGTTCTGAGAGCTCTGCGTGGTGACTACTGA
- the LOC100262313 gene encoding uncharacterized protein LOC100262313 isoform X1, translating to MQSRLAAKATTSYRVFSLARNRAMPRGPASAPNSGRTADPEIYTANPGIKEDLVHPRDNDIDDSQQRTEDVKPSKETVPFVPPKPPYAASPRLETTGVNRPLDPITQQKRSISTDAICAGVDGTPLPNNEEGEQRRREVEEEDYRAYYSHHKASPLSEIEVVDTRKPITRATDGTYGDHEGDKVVIGWLPEQLDTAEEALQRANEIWKQSAMRGDPDSPQSRVLRALRGDY from the exons ATGCAATCAAGATTAGCAGCTAAAGCAACGACGTCCTATCGGGTCTTCTCCTTGGCCCGAAATCGAGCTATGCCGCGCGGACCCGCCTCTGCCCCAAACAGTGGTCGCACAGCTGACCCAGAAATCTACACTGCAAACCCAGGTATCAAGGAGGACCTCGTTCACCCTAGAGACAACGAT ATAGACGACTCTCAGCAACGAACAGAGGATGTGAAACCCAGTAAAGAAACAGTGCCATTTGTGCCTCCAAAGCCTCCATATGCCGCCTCCCCAAGGCTAGAAACCACTGGAGTGAACCGTCCGTTGGACCCCATTACCCAGCAAAAACGCAGCATAAGTACAGATGCGATCTGCGCTGGAGTAGACGGAACACCATTGCCAAACAACGAAGAGGGTGAGCAGAGACGACGAGAGGTGGAAGAAGAAGATTACAGGGCTTATTACAGCCACCACAAAGCGTCACCGCTGTCAGAGATTGAGGTGGTTGACACCAGGAAGCCAATTACGAGAGCCACTGATGGAACGTACGGGGACCACGAAGGCGATAAGGTAGTGATCGGTTGGTTGCCGGAGCAGCTTGATACGGCGGAGGAGGCGCTGCAGAGAGCTAATGAGATATGGAAACAGTCGGCCATGAGAGGTGATCCTGATTCTCCTCAATCCAGAGTTCTGAGAGCTCTGCGTGGTGACTACTGA
- the LOC100257206 gene encoding GATA transcription factor 15: MMMDPQEQVSGSEKMITDSQPNKAEQLKRSCADCHTTRTPLWRGGPAGPRSLCNACGIRYRKQRSALLGLATGRGEKNKKKINRTSGNSELVSVKLRLMALGRDMVLQRRLGSGKQRRKLGEEEEAAILLMALSSGSVYA; this comes from the exons ATGATGATGGATCCCCAAGAACAA GTTTCGGGGTCTGAGAAAATGATTACAGATTCTCAACCAAACAAGGCCGAGCAGCTCAAGAGAAGCTGTGCGGATTGCCACACCACAAGAACACCTCTATGGAGAGGCGGACCAGCTGGGCCAAGG TCGCTATGTAATGCTTGTGGGATCAGATACAGAAAACAGAGGAGCGCCCTTCTGGGGTTGGCCACAGGAAGAggagaaaagaataagaaaaagattAACAGAACCAGTGGCAATAGTGAGCTTGTTTCAGTGAAGCTCAGATTGATGGCTTTGGGAAGAGATATGGTGTTGCAGAGAAGATTGGGATCTGGAAAACAGAGGAGGAAGttgggagaagaagaagaagctgcaATACTGTTGATGGCTCTCTCATCTGGTTCTGTATACGCTTAG
- the LOC100854991 gene encoding uncharacterized protein LOC100854991 — translation MKSQFSSTYEDDYESLMLVYCWWRSAVTFGEAAKFKVELPNVSTLTPTLKLLRELERLALMAREGLSELRQKLVSYRSGDFWVPTGGMKREDMDIPPVITILLVGFSGSGKSSLVNLMYSVLGRSGLIPFATTSSENSAKCTTKFMEEHNVLRSMQSGFCVYDSRGLDYDLMGESIEEVSEWMTNGVHHNQLCLRTGDNLMSEEELSEVPGSSSKFTPRKVNCAMVVVNIAEIFKSLKKGDWKPLEATRELFRCPALKKCNENPILIMTHGDLLSTEERIKIRLTLCEFLGISETTGVYDIVCLTEYGFLADESDPVTSYALSEAVYRALLISDRGHIPKRSILDWTLLALALLMCYLAAFFEFLAEFFSKLGQKKKKL, via the exons ATGAAAAGCCAGTTCTCTTCCACCTATGAGGATGACTATGAGTCGTTGATGCTGGTATACTGTTGGTGGAGATCAGCCGTGACGTTTGGTGAAGCTGCAAAGTTCAAAGTTGAGCTCCCCAACGTCTCAACCCTCACACCCACACTCAAATTACTTAGGGAGTTGGAGAGGTTGGCCTTAATGGCCAGGGAAGGGCTCAGTGAGCTTAGACAGAAGCTTGTTTCGTATCGCTCTGGTGATTTCTGGGTGCCCACTGGTGGGATGAAGAGGGAAGATATGGATATTCCGCCTGTTATCACAATTCTCTTGGTGGGTTTCTCTGGTTCCGGCAAGAGCTCGCTTGTCAACCTTATGTACAGTGTTTTAGGCCGCTCTGGACTCATCCCCTTTGCAACAACTTCATCTG AGAACTCTGCCAAATGCACCACAAAGTTCATGGAAGAGCACAATGTTTTGAGGTCAATGCAAAGTGGGTTCTGCGTGTATGATTCAAGGGGTTTGGATTATGATTTGATGGGAGAGTCTATTGAAGAAGTGTCTGAGTGGATGACTAACGGAGTCCACCATAACCAGCTCTGCTTGAGAACAGGGGACAATCTGATGTCTGAAGAAGAATTATCAGAGGTTCCGGGATCGTCTTCAAAGTTCACGCCGAGGAAAGTGAACTGTGCCATGGTAGTTGTCAACATTGCAGAGATCTTTAAGTCTTTGAAAAAGGGTGATTGGAAGCCATTAGAGGCCACAAGAGAGCTGTTCCGCTGTCCAGCCTTGAAGAAGTGCA ATGAGAATCCTATCTTGATCATGACACACGGGGACCTGTTATCCACGGAGGAGAGGATCAAAATCAGGCTCACACTCTGTGAATTTCTTGGGATATCAGAGACCACTGGAGTGTACGACATTGTGTGCCTCACAGAGTATGGATTTCTAGCCGATGAATCTGATCCTGTCACATCCTACGCATTGTCTGAAGCTGTTTACAGGGCATTGCTCATCTCAGACAGAGGCCACATCCCAAAGAGAAGCATCCTGGACTGGACGCTCCTCGCATTGGCATTGCTCATGTGCTATCTGGCTGCTTTCTTCGAATTTCTGGCCGAGTTTTTCTCCAAACTTggccagaaaaagaaaaaactctaa
- the LOC100255493 gene encoding importin subunit alpha: MSLRPSARTEVRRNRYKVAVDAEEGRRRREDNLVEIRKNKREESLQKKRREGLQAQQFTTPVSASTFERKLESLPAMVAGVWSEDSNLQLEATTYFRKLLSIERSPPINEVIQSGVVPRLVEFLGRDDFPQLQFEAAWALTNIASGTSENTKVVIDHGAVPIFVKLLGSQNDDVREQAVWALGNVAGDSPKCRDLVLGHGALMPLMAQFNEHAKLSMLRNATWTLSNFCRGKPQPQFEQTKPALPALERLIHSNDEEVLTDACWALSYLSDGTNDKIQAVIEAGVCPRLVELLLHPSPSVLIPALRTVGNIVTGDDIQTQCIINYGALPCLLNLLSHNYKKSIKKEACWTISNITAGNKDQIQSVIEAGIIPPLIYLLQNAEFEIKKEAAWAISNATSGGTHDQIKLLVSQGCIKPLCDLLICPDPRIVTVCLEGLENILKVGEADKSLGHTDVNQFAQAIDDADGLEKIENLQSHDNTEIYEKAVKILETYWLEEDEEPLPPGDASQSEFHFGGNDHPPVPPGGFNFG, encoded by the exons ATGTCTCTGAGGCCTAGCGCCAGAACCGAGGTTCGGCGGAACCGGTACAAGGTCGCCGTCGATGCAGAGGAAGGCCGTAGGAGGAGAGAAGACAACTTAGTCGAGATCCGAAAGAATAAGAGAGAAGAGAGCTTGCAGAAGAAGAGGCGCGAGGGCCTTCAAGCGCAGCAGTTCACCACTCCCGTCAGTGCTTCAACCTTCGAGAGGAAG TTAGAAAGTCTTCCCGCGATGGTTGCAGGTGTTTGGTCAGAGGATAGCAACTTACAGCTCGAGGCAACCACTTATTTCCGAAAACTGCTTTCAATAG AACGCAGTCCTCCAATCAATGAAGTTATACAATCTGGTGTTGTTCCTCGCTTGGTTGAGTTCCTTGGCAGGGATGACTTCCCACAGCTTCAG tttgagGCTGCTTGGGCTCTCACAAACATTGCTTCTGGAACATCAGAAAACACCAAGGTTGTAATAGATCATGGAGCAGTTCCGATTTTTGTGAAGCTTCTTGGTTCCCAAAATGATGATGTCCGTGAACAG GCTGTATGGGCATTAGGAAATGTTGCTGGTGACTCACCCAAATGTCGAGATCTTGTCCTTGGCCATGGGGCCTTGATGCCTTTGATGGCTCAATTCAATGAGCATGCAAAACTTTCTATGTTGAGAAATGCAACATGGACATTGTCAAATTTCTGCAGGGGCAAGCCACAGCCTCAATTTGAGCAG ACAAAGCCTGCCCTCCCAGCTCTTGAACGTCTTATACATTCAAATGATGAAGAAGTCCTTACTGACGCATGTTGGGCACTATCATATCTTTCTGATGGTACCAATGATAAAATTCAAGCTGTTATTGAAGCCGGTGTTTGTCCCCGACTTGTTGAACTGTTACT TCACCCATCTCCCTCAGTCCTCATTCCTGCCCTTCGCACAGTTGGAAATATTGTTACTGGGGATGATATCCAAACTCAG TGTATTATAAACTATGGAGCTCTTCCTTGCCTTTTGAACCTGTTGTCACATAATTACAAGAAAAGCATCAAGAAGGAGGCTTGCTGGACCATCTCAAACATCACAGCTGGAAATAAAGATCAGATACAG TCTGTAATTGAGGCTGGCATCATTCCTCCCCTTATCTATCTGCTTCAAAATGCTGAATTTGAGATCAAGAAAGAGGCTGCTTGGGCCATTTCAAATGCTACTTCTGGTGGAACCCATGATCAaataaa GCTCTTGGTGAGCCAGGGTTGTATTAAGCCATTATGTGATCTTCTTATCTGTCCCGACCCAAGAATTGTCACTGTCTGCTTGGAAGGCCTTGAGAACATTCTGAAAGTTGGGGAAGCTGATAAGAGCTTGGGACACACTGATGTGAACCAGTTTGCTCAAGCTATTGATGACGCTGATGGGTTGGAAAAGATTGAAAATCTTCAGAGCCATGACAACACTGAGATATATGAGAAGGCAGTGAAGATTCTTGAGACATACTGGTTGGAGGAGGATGAGGAGCCATTGCCTCCAGGTGATGCTTCCCAATCTGAATTCCATTTTGGTGGCAATGACCATCCTCCTGTTCCTCCTGGTGGATTCAACTTTGGTTGA